The following coding sequences are from one Eptesicus fuscus isolate TK198812 chromosome 7, DD_ASM_mEF_20220401, whole genome shotgun sequence window:
- the LOC129149621 gene encoding lysozyme C-like has translation MKALLTLGLLLLSVAVQAKVYERCELARTLKRLGMDGYRGVSLANWMCLAKWESSYNTRATNYNPGSKSTDYGIFQINSRYWCNDGKTPRAVNACGISCSVLLKDDITQAVTCAKRVVRDPQGIRAWVAWRNRCQNKNVSQYIKGCRL, from the exons ATGAAGGCTCTCCTGACTCTGGggcttctcctcctctctgtcgCCGTCCAGGCCAAGGTCTATGAGAGGTGTGAGCTGGCCAGAACCTTGAAAAGACTTGGAATGGATGGCTACAGGGGAGTGAGCCTGGCAAACT GGATGTGTTTGGCCAAATGGGAAAGTAGTTACAACACACGAGCTACAAACTACAATCCTGGAAGCAAAAGCACTGATTATGGGATATTTCAGATCAATAGCCGCTACTGGTGTAATGATGGCAAAACCCCAAGAGCAGTTAACGCCTGTGGTATATCCTGCAGCG TTTTGCTTAAAGATGACATCACTCAGGCTGTAACCTGTGCAAAGAGGGTTGTCAGGGATCCACAAGGCATCAGAGCATG GGTGGCTTGGAGAAATCGTTGTCAAAACAAAAATGTCAGTCAGTATATCAAGGGCTGTAGATTGTAA